In a genomic window of Candidatus Competibacteraceae bacterium:
- a CDS encoding GGDEF domain-containing protein, protein MTAGSMKNLLLKIGHLNSVLSITLFSILISDIVTFMVCYPLKKIYPQIDLTLSLILAAVIPLIVAPIASWWPMGLLFKTHRLEQQMRNLAIYDSLTGLLNRHFFLQNANALLNLAKREHKPLCILAIDVDRFKEINDQYGHAAGDKVLKSFATTIGSVLRKSDLLGRMGGDEFITLLPNTFADSGFKVAEHLHSAIKDAPILYDKISIHYTLSIGLAAAFIAETESIEALLNKADKALYLAKKNGRNQTSVLDATAQESQETALGG, encoded by the coding sequence GTGACTGCTGGTTCCATGAAAAATCTCCTTCTCAAGATCGGACACTTAAATTCAGTACTATCCATCACTCTTTTTTCCATTTTGATTTCGGATATCGTGACCTTCATGGTTTGCTATCCTTTAAAAAAAATTTATCCTCAAATCGATCTGACCCTATCCCTCATTCTAGCCGCCGTCATTCCGCTGATCGTCGCGCCTATTGCTAGCTGGTGGCCGATGGGATTATTGTTCAAGACTCACCGACTCGAACAGCAAATGAGGAATTTGGCTATCTATGATTCCTTGACCGGCCTTTTGAACCGGCACTTTTTCTTGCAGAATGCCAACGCTCTTCTCAATCTGGCAAAACGCGAACACAAACCACTCTGCATACTGGCGATAGACGTGGATCGTTTTAAGGAAATCAACGATCAGTACGGACATGCCGCCGGCGACAAGGTCCTGAAATCATTTGCAACAACAATAGGCTCAGTACTGAGGAAAAGCGATTTGCTTGGCCGTATGGGTGGCGATGAATTTATAACGCTTCTGCCGAACACCTTCGCCGACAGCGGATTCAAAGTGGCGGAGCACTTGCATTCGGCAATCAAAGACGCTCCGATCTTATATGATAAAATCTCGATTCATTATACCCTCAGCATCGGCCTGGCAGCGGCTTTCATCGCGGAAACAGAATCGATCGAGGCGTTGTTGAACAAAGCCGACAAAGCCCTTTATCTTGCAAAAAAAAATGGCAGAAACCAGACGAGCGTGCTTGATGCCACGGCCCAGGAAAGCCAAGAAACGGCTCTCGGTGGCTAG